One candidate division WOR-3 bacterium genomic window, CCGCCTATTCCGGAAATCCGGGTTATCGCTTTACCGTGGCACCGGCTTGCACCAATGGCTATGCTCTCAAGTTTACACTAACGGTGCGCGACGCTCAGGATTCGGCATGGACTTCGCCCTTGACATTCAAGGTGGGGACACCGGTACTTTACGGCGATTCGGTTTATGCCTATGACAATGGCAACGGAAAACTTGACCCGGGTGAAGAGTGCGAGATTGCGGTGCAACTGGTGAACGCCGGGCTCGGTAACGGCTACGATGTAAGCGTAGTTTTGAAGTCGGGTGATAGCCGGCTTGAGGTGCTGGATTCTTTTGCCGTTTACGGATTTGTGCCTGCGGACTCCTGGGTGATGAATGAAACGGACCGTTTCCGGGTACGGGCGAGCGCTACAATCCCGCGCGAGTATGTGATACCATGCACCCTGCGCATCAGCCAGACCGGGTATCCGACGCGCAATGTGCCATTCGGGATTGAGGTTGGCAGATTGACAGTGGTTGACCCGATTCCGGATGGTCCGCGCCAACCCGCGCTCTATTACGCCTATGAAGACATCGATACCGAATATTCAGAGCATCCGACATTTAACTGGGTGGAGATTAGAAATCTCGGGACCAGACTGACGCTTTCCGATGACGAGACGAGGGAGATTACACTGCCGGCTGGTTTTGGACCGATTTATTTCTACGGGCAGCGTTATACCCAGATTTCAATCTGCTCGAACGGCTGGGTTGCACCGGGTTCAGCAACGCAAACAACCTGGACCAATACCGCCTTACCCAATCCTGATATGCCACCGATGTGGTGCCTGAAATGGGACGATCTGTATCCGCCGACCGGCAACAGTGTCTGGTACTACCATGATGTTGCGAACCATCGGTTTATCGTTGAGTGGGATTCGGTACACTACTGGAACCCACGGGACTCCTGGGATAAAATGGAGATTATCTTCTACGACACAACCTTAGCCGCGGCTGATGGCAATACCGAAGTGGTCTATCAGTATCTGACCGCGAACCGGAATTCAAGTATGACGATTGGTGAACAAGACCCGACGCGGACGATTGCGATTCAGGTGGTGTTTGACAACGCCTATCACCGGGCAGCAGCGCCCCTTGTACCGGGCCGGGCGATTAAAATCACCACCGATGCGCCGCTGGTGGCGATTGGTGAAGATGTAAGAAATTTCTTGACACGAGTGAGCGGTCTGAAGGTTTTACCGACCACTTTCCGCGACCGGATGCAGATTCGGTTTACCCTCAATCAGGAAAGTCAGCTGCGGCTGGTTGTCTACGACCGGACCGGACGTAAGGTAAGGACGCTCGTGAATGGCCGGATGAAACCGGACAACTATCAACTGGTCTGGAACGGCCAAGACGATGCGGGTCATCAAGTGGCGCAAGGGGTATATCTGGTCCGGCTGGAAAGCGAGAACGAATCTCGTACTCTCAAGGCGGTTTATCTGCGGTGATGAGAGATGGAAACGGGGCGGGTCAATTGCGGCTCGCCCCGTTTTTGTTTATGCCCGGGAGTGTAACTTTTCTGCCCGTAACGATTTTAATTTTACTGGTATTGGTGGGGTGGTTGCTCAGTACGCCGCTTTTTTTGGCGCCGCGGGCGATTGATGACGAGAAAGGGTCGATTGTTTACCAGGGGAGGAAGCGTAGTTTTCTCCTGCACATCCCGGAAAAGGTGCGTGAAAAAAAGGGGGCACCGCTGGTGCTGGTGCTGCACGGTGGTGGTGGAACCCCAGAGGCGGTTGCCAGACTTACCGGGTTTAGCAAACTTGCCGATAAGGAGGGGTTCATTGTTGTTTATCCGGAAGCGGTGAACCGGCACTGGAATGATGGCCGGGATGTAAAGCGGTTTCTTTCGCACCGGGAGAATATTGACGATGTTGGTTTTATCGCCCGGCTGATTGATACCCTGATCAGAAAACTGGAAGTTGATTCAACCCGAGTGTACGCCGTTGGGATGTCTAACGGCGGGATGATGTGTCAGCGTTTAGGTTGCGAGCTTTCGTCAAAACTGGCAGCGTTTGCGTCGGTGGGCGCATCCTTGCCGGAAAATCTCACCGGTCAAAAGCCGGTGATGCCGATTTCGGTCTTGATGATAAATGGTACGGCGGACCCGATTGTGCCTTTTAACGGCGGTGGTGTTGGGCTGCACGCGAAACGGGGCAGGGTGGTTTCGGTGCCCAAGGCGATTGAGTTCTGGGTAAAGGCGAACGGGTGTGACAGCCAGCCGCACGCGACCACGCTGGTCAAGAGTGATACCGGTTTAGCGGTCCACAAGACGGTTTACAGGGCAGGGCAAAGCGGCATTGAGGTGGTACTTATAACGGTTGAAGGTGGTGGCCACACCTGGCCCGGAGGCAAGGAAAGACCGAGACATTTTGGTCGCCTGACCGACGCGGTTAACGCCACCGAAATCATCGGGGAATTTTTTTTAAGGCACCGGCGTTAGTTCAGCCGGTTTTCGGACTGCGGGTCAAACAGGTGCAGTTTCTTGGTTTCAAATGTGAGGTTGACCATTTCTCCGATGTGCGGGGCGTGATCGGGATTGGTGCGCAGGACACCACGGTCGGTGCCGATTTTGATATAGACCAGCGCCTCATTGCCTAACTGTTCAGTAACCTCAACCTCCGCTTTAATCGGGCCTTTATCGGTAATGAAGATGTGTTCGGGACGGACACCAAGAACGATTTCGCCTTCCGGTTTTACCCCGGGGATAATGTTGTCCGGCAGGTCAATGGTGAACGATTGGTGCACGAATCGCAGCGGCGGGGCGGTGATTCTGCCGGTAAAGAAGTTCATCGGTGGCGAGCCGATAAAACCGGCGACAAAGCGGTTTGCCGGTCGGTTGTAAATCGCCGTCGGGTCACCGACCTGAAGCAATTTGCCGTTTTTCATCACCGCGATGCGCTGACCCAGGGTCATCGCTTCCACCTGGTCGTGGGTCACATAGATGACGGTGGTTTTCAGTTGCTGATGAAGCCGGGTAAGTTCGGCACGCATCCCGACGCGCATTTTGGCGTCAAGGTTGGAGAGTGGTTCGTCAAACAAAAACACCTTGGGGTTGCG contains:
- a CDS encoding phospholipase, translating into MRDGNGAGQLRLAPFLFMPGSVTFLPVTILILLVLVGWLLSTPLFLAPRAIDDEKGSIVYQGRKRSFLLHIPEKVREKKGAPLVLVLHGGGGTPEAVARLTGFSKLADKEGFIVVYPEAVNRHWNDGRDVKRFLSHRENIDDVGFIARLIDTLIRKLEVDSTRVYAVGMSNGGMMCQRLGCELSSKLAAFASVGASLPENLTGQKPVMPISVLMINGTADPIVPFNGGGVGLHAKRGRVVSVPKAIEFWVKANGCDSQPHATTLVKSDTGLAVHKTVYRAGQSGIEVVLITVEGGGHTWPGGKERPRHFGRLTDAVNATEIIGEFFLRHRR
- the ugpC gene encoding sn-glycerol-3-phosphate ABC transporter ATP-binding protein UgpC, with amino-acid sequence MSQVLFKSVTKTFRKNVIAVDNVTLEIKDREFFVILGPSGCGKSTLLRLVAGLEEPDSGEIYIGEKLVNAVEPRDRDIAMVFQNYALYPHMTVFENMAFALKLRRLPRDEIQRRVVEAARILGIEELLDRKPAEISGGQRQRVAVGRAIVRNPKVFLFDEPLSNLDAKMRVGMRAELTRLHQQLKTTVIYVTHDQVEAMTLGQRIAVMKNGKLLQVGDPTAIYNRPANRFVAGFIGSPPMNFFTGRITAPPLRFVHQSFTIDLPDNIIPGVKPEGEIVLGVRPEHIFITDKGPIKAEVEVTEQLGNEALVYIKIGTDRGVLRTNPDHAPHIGEMVNLTFETKKLHLFDPQSENRLN